The DNA segment CATACGAAAAGATCGATCCTTTAGAATTACTAGGCTTACCGGCCAAATACTGTGTACAACAATATCGCAATGAACTGCCCTACGAGCAAATTGTGAAGACGAATATTGAGAGTTGCATCACTAGTGCACGCAATTATGCCAGCTCAATCATCAGTTCTGCCAACACTTATTATAATTACCTGAAAAATTACTACACTACTACCTTTACACCAAATCTTAACGCCTGTGCAAAATCGAACAGCAATCCGTCGTTGAATTACACGCTCTGTGTTACATCCGTGGTGAGTATAATTGgagaatatttgaatatttatagaaaaataggGCAAAcgattgtttattatttgatgCCAAAATTTTAGATTTCCACCGTCAACAGTTATGTCCACACTAACCGTGAAAATTTTGAAGCCGGCTTACAGTCCGCATACTGTAGTTTGGAGAACCGTCTTGATGTTGCCGCCAGCTGCACCTACACACAATTAAACTCGGTTTTGACTTCGGTTGGTGCTGCTACACGCTTGATTCATGATTGCTTCTCTGACTATTTGGAAAGTTTGAATGATAACAATAACGGTACAATCAGCGCTGGCTGTCCGAATGTCGTGTATGTGGAAGTAAAAGACAAGGATGTCCAATCCAGAACCATAAACAACCCACTGTTGGGTCTGAATACCACAGCTAATTGCGTGGAAATAAGATttgtctaaaaaattttaacagattATGTTGCTTTTCAGCACAATGTAACGAAAATGcatgtaattgtttttttttgccaaattagtaaaaataaatataaatatgcacaaaataaatttcaaacatattttgatctagtatttatatattttcgttgTTGTGTATAAACcaactttcaaattttacatatatgaGGTTGGCAAAATTTCTGTTCCCTTATTTGTAATTTACCTCGACGCATTATGGTATACTGTTGCTTAAAAACAGAATCTGTCAATCATAAAAACagcacttattaaaaaaaaaggttatacTTGAAATTTAATCACATAACAGCAACATATAACTAAGATAATTTACCTCGAAACATTATGTTATATCGTCAGTTAACAGAAACAGAATTAATAACAGAATCAGCAACAGAATAAAACCAGGACTTCATTAAATTAGGCAAAAAAGGTTATGCTCGAAACTGCGTAGAATCACAATGACTTGCCTTTATTTATAAGAACAGAATCAGTAACAGAAACACTACAGAATTTAAAGCAGAAAGGTGTAAAAAGATGTGTGAGAGATTGCTATCGCTCTTTTCATGGTGGCAGACCCGGAAATGCACAATCGATCATATATCCTCCGTGTGCTAATTATTGAAACAGGCCTAAAGAGAGTATCGGTTCCCAAAACTCTCccttaaatcaaaaaatatctgttaaaatttgaaCGACTTTCACCGAGAATTTATCTCACGCTTAAAGTCAAATAAATAGCCAGCAAACTAATATCTCAGCTCATAGAATTGGACTTTGTCATCTTACTTATTGAGGTCAGCTCTGACGTTCAATCTCATATTAATTGTCAACGTGAAGTGAATTCAGAAATAATATTCTCTCTCAATAAACTCGCAACTCTTTAAAGCGTGCGACGGTAACGGACCTTGATGCAAGCGAAATAGTTTCCTATATGAAGATCTCAAAATAGTTCAACGAATGTAAGTCTTCAGGGAAGATTATAGTAATTGAGTTTAGATCCATTTTTATTAGAAGAGAAAGAACTTTTCTGCGATCGAAAAACCATATAGAGCACTAAGGAGTGTTTAGTTTTAGAATGTTCagcaatatatgaaaaaaatttacatttgttATGGAGGGTATAGGAAGGCTTAACTGCCTGTAAACCTGCAACCGGGTACACCTCATTTGGCTGTCGGGCATAAGGGGGTAACCGGCAATATGTTGGCCGACGAACAAGGACCGGCAGCGTCCAGGACGATGGGACCAGAACCATGCATTGAAGTAGGGTCCACACTTTTAAGGAAatgctccgcacggaggagagagTGGGGAGAGAACAGCATTGGCAGCAGGCAGACggaatgcgccatgccaagctaCTTCTGGGGGGTACAAGCTCGCATGGTTTAAGAAATGATCAACATCCCCCGAGACAAATTCCGCCTTATTGGCGCTTTGTACATAAGACACTGCAGTCTCACgtagcacttgtccaacatcgGCATAGTCGcttgcgcaaactgccggttctgcgacatggaacaggaaaccACAAAACACCTGAGTCtggattgcccagcaatttgcagaagcaggctcaaggccCTAGGTTCCATCCACGTGGACaaggatcacatcacctcagtcgtGCCCAGCAGGCTCCTAGAATTGTTTAGGATGCTGGATCttggtgaccatatgtgatataggggagggcacaatagaccgtAGGTCGGCAAAACCTCATTTTTTTCtatgtatttctttatttacaaaaaataatctttattaaaaacattaaattaataacCTAACATAATTCTGAACACAAATTATAACCACATTACATAAAATAAGTTACAGAATAAACGAAAATCGTGCTTAATTTACCGCAATACCCTTGGTAATGAAATTCACTTGCAAACAGGGTGTCGTTTTAGTGATTCCCTTAAAGGGATTATTTATCTTCTCGCTCGACAAATCGCTATCGGCTAGATGCCAGCTCATGTGATATGGACAGCGACCCTTAGTAAGCGCCGTATCATCGCCACAAGTGGGACAGAATTCCTGACCGGCAATGCAGTTTTCCACCAGGCCCATAACCTCGCCAATGGTCTTGAACGTTGGAAACACTTGCAAATTGTAGCAATCGAAGACTTCACGTATTTTCATAGCCGCATTGCATTCGGCCGCCTTCATttgattttcgaaaacattCGTGTCGGCGTAGGTCTTCGTGGCGGCATTCGCCACCTAGAATAGAGattgttttgcaaataaatacaagtcATTTTactgcacgcacacacacggtCTGTAACTTACCGCCGTCGAGATGCATTGCGTGTAATTGCTCTCGGTGAAGTGGCCCGCATTCTTCTTCCTACAGTCATTCACAGCCGTTGCGAAAGTGCTGGTGTAGTAACTTTTTAGATTGCGCACGGTCGCCTCTGCGCCCGACACAATACCCGCATATGCATTGTTGCCTTTCAACGTGCATTCCTT comes from the Bactrocera neohumeralis isolate Rockhampton chromosome 2, APGP_CSIRO_Bneo_wtdbg2-racon-allhic-juicebox.fasta_v2, whole genome shotgun sequence genome and includes:
- the LOC126762742 gene encoding uncharacterized protein LOC126762742, whose amino-acid sequence is MYTNKQLVAALLAFQVIVIAVAQSTTVASNSAFEPGNVTTRTDDYILENRRQFNATLQGYLDKMSTVTNGLELGLKVLNRQKVLLLKTIQETYEKIDPLELLGLPAKYCVQQYRNELPYEQIVKTNIESCITSARNYASSIISSANTYYNYLKNYYTTTFTPNLNACAKSNSNPSLNYTLCVTSVISTVNSYVHTNRENFEAGLQSAYCSLENRLDVAASCTYTQLNSVLTSVGAATRLIHDCFSDYLESLNDNNNGTISAGCPNVVYVEVKDKDVQSRTINNPLLGLNTTANCVEIRFV
- the LOC126753431 gene encoding uncharacterized protein LOC126753431 — protein: MSRSLGKLTLVLLVMCCAYSVQCEITILPDVLYYNITTTPRADLFYLHHQRQFAINVKELEQSLVDFRAKYYARLDVIAYNIELLETKLEEVDNKLNPLVLLDDINDYCVHKYRAKLPQIAQLTVKMKECTLKGNNAYAGIVSGAEATVRNLKSYYTSTFATAVNDCRKKNAGHFTESNYTQCISTAVANAATKTYADTNVFENQMKAAECNAAMKIREVFDCYNLQVFPTFKTIGEVMGLVENCIAGQEFCPTCGDDTALTKGRCPYHMSWHLADSDLSSEKINNPFKGITKTTPCLQVNFITKGIAVN